One stretch of Pedobacter riviphilus DNA includes these proteins:
- the proB gene encoding glutamate 5-kinase — protein MKLGYKKIVVKVGSNVITQANGLPDEARIKHLVNQLADIKKLGIEVILVSSGAVASGRSLIKVSEKQDAVTTRQLLAAIGQVKLINTYANFFATHEIQCAQVLVTKEDFRDRAHYLNMKNCLQILLQNEVIPVVNENDVVSVTELMFTDNDELAGLIASMLNADALIILSNVNGIYNGDPKIEGSVVIEEINGSVANLASFIQTGKSQFGRGGMITKSTMAQKVAKLGITVHIANGTKDDVLTSLLNNELVHTRFVPEKSKSGKKKWIAHSETAATGVVKLNDGAKAVLTSGKATSLLPVGIIEIQTDFLKGDIIKIIDEKNNLIGLGIAEYGSDKARERIGQKKQKALVHYDYFYSAI, from the coding sequence ATGAAATTAGGGTATAAAAAAATAGTTGTTAAAGTTGGTTCGAATGTAATTACACAAGCGAATGGTTTGCCTGATGAAGCAAGGATTAAACACCTTGTAAATCAACTGGCAGATATAAAAAAACTTGGTATTGAAGTTATTTTGGTATCTTCAGGTGCAGTAGCATCGGGCCGAAGTTTGATCAAGGTATCTGAAAAACAAGATGCCGTAACCACTAGACAACTATTAGCGGCCATTGGTCAGGTTAAACTGATTAATACCTATGCTAATTTTTTTGCCACCCATGAAATTCAGTGTGCACAGGTTTTGGTTACGAAGGAAGATTTCCGTGACCGAGCACATTATTTAAATATGAAAAATTGCTTACAGATTTTGCTTCAAAATGAGGTAATACCTGTGGTGAATGAAAATGATGTGGTTTCGGTTACTGAGCTGATGTTTACCGATAATGATGAATTGGCAGGATTAATTGCTTCGATGTTAAATGCTGATGCCTTAATTATTTTATCCAATGTAAACGGCATTTACAACGGCGACCCGAAAATTGAAGGATCGGTTGTTATTGAGGAAATTAATGGTTCGGTTGCTAACCTGGCTTCTTTTATACAAACGGGTAAATCTCAGTTTGGCCGTGGTGGAATGATTACTAAATCAACCATGGCACAAAAAGTGGCTAAACTGGGCATCACAGTCCATATTGCCAACGGGACGAAAGACGATGTGCTGACCTCTCTGTTAAACAATGAATTGGTGCATACACGTTTTGTGCCCGAAAAAAGCAAATCAGGCAAGAAAAAATGGATTGCCCATTCTGAAACCGCGGCAACTGGCGTGGTGAAATTAAATGATGGCGCAAAAGCAGTATTAACCTCAGGCAAAGCAACCAGCTTGTTGCCCGTAGGGATTATCGAAATACAAACCGACTTTTTAAAAGGCGATATTATTAAAATTATCGACGAAAAAAACAACCTGATCGGATTAGGTATTGCAGAATATGGCTCTGATAAAGCCAGAGAAAGAATCGGGCAGAAGAAACAGAAAGCGCTGGTACATTACGATTATTTTTATTCGGCTATTTAA
- the def gene encoding peptide deformylase, whose protein sequence is MKLPIVAYGDPVLKKVGADIDKDYPELKQLISDMFDTMYYANGVGLAAPQIGLPIRLFIVDTGDGEDGTPGYKKVFINAEILEETGEAWSFNEGCLSIPDIRENIMRKPNIKITYFDENWVEHTDDVDGMPARVIQHEYDHIEGKLFTDKVSVLRKTMLKSKLDAISKGNIKTDYKMKFPNKSKKR, encoded by the coding sequence ATGAAATTACCAATAGTAGCTTACGGCGATCCTGTTTTAAAAAAGGTGGGAGCCGATATTGATAAAGATTATCCAGAATTAAAACAATTGATCAGTGATATGTTCGACACCATGTATTATGCAAATGGTGTAGGCTTAGCTGCCCCTCAAATTGGTTTACCCATACGTTTGTTTATTGTAGATACAGGTGATGGCGAAGACGGTACGCCGGGCTATAAGAAAGTATTTATCAATGCAGAGATTCTGGAAGAAACGGGAGAGGCCTGGAGTTTCAACGAAGGCTGCTTAAGTATTCCTGATATCCGCGAAAATATTATGCGCAAACCCAACATCAAGATTACTTATTTTGATGAAAACTGGGTAGAGCATACTGATGATGTTGATGGAATGCCAGCACGTGTAATCCAACATGAATACGACCACATTGAAGGTAAATTATTTACTGATAAAGTAAGTGTTCTTCGTAAAACCATGCTTAAAAGCAAACTGGATGCGATTTCAAAAGGAAATATCAAAACAGATTACAAAATGAAGTTTCCAAACAAGAGCAAAAAAAGATAA
- a CDS encoding Mrp/NBP35 family ATP-binding protein, whose amino-acid sequence MQISPQQVLDALKNVEDPDLKKDLVTLNMIKDLQITDNQVNFTLELTTPACPMKEMLKNACTNAIKHFVSPTAEVMINVTSRVTQPSNSSSLDNIKNIILVSSGKGGVGKSTVASNLAVVLAKDGAKVGLIDADIYGPSVPTMFDLVDAKPGAEETADGKTKILPIEKYGIKLLSLGFFADPGQPVPWRGPMASNAVKQLFNDTNWGELDYLIVDLPPGTGDIHITITQSFPISGAVVVTTPQQVALADTHKGLAMFRMPGINIPILGVIENMSYFTPAELPENKYYIFGKGGGTELAARFDVPFLGEIPIIQSISEAGDQGKPVALNQNPLLDVIFGDIASKIAQQISINNAQMVNC is encoded by the coding sequence ATGCAGATTAGCCCGCAACAAGTTTTAGATGCGCTTAAAAATGTTGAAGATCCCGATCTTAAAAAAGATCTGGTTACTTTAAACATGATTAAAGATTTACAGATAACAGATAACCAGGTCAATTTTACATTAGAGCTTACTACGCCGGCTTGTCCGATGAAGGAAATGCTAAAAAATGCCTGTACAAATGCCATCAAGCATTTTGTATCGCCAACGGCAGAAGTAATGATCAATGTAACTTCGAGGGTTACTCAGCCAAGTAATTCATCATCATTAGATAACATCAAAAACATTATTTTGGTTTCGTCTGGTAAAGGAGGGGTTGGTAAATCGACTGTGGCGAGTAATCTGGCAGTAGTATTGGCTAAAGATGGTGCTAAAGTTGGCCTTATCGATGCCGATATTTATGGCCCATCGGTACCAACCATGTTCGATCTGGTTGATGCTAAGCCGGGCGCAGAAGAAACTGCTGATGGTAAAACGAAAATTTTACCAATCGAAAAATACGGAATAAAGCTATTGTCCCTAGGTTTTTTTGCAGATCCCGGCCAGCCGGTGCCATGGCGTGGCCCAATGGCATCTAATGCAGTAAAACAATTATTTAACGATACCAATTGGGGAGAGCTGGATTATCTGATTGTAGATCTTCCACCGGGAACAGGCGATATACACATCACTATTACACAGAGTTTCCCGATTTCGGGAGCGGTTGTGGTTACTACACCGCAACAGGTTGCACTGGCCGATACACATAAAGGTTTGGCAATGTTCAGAATGCCAGGAATCAATATCCCGATTTTAGGTGTTATAGAAAACATGTCGTATTTTACGCCAGCAGAGTTGCCGGAGAATAAATATTATATCTTCGGAAAAGGTGGCGGAACCGAGCTTGCAGCACGTTTTGATGTGCCGTTTTTAGGTGAGATTCCAATTATCCAGAGTATTTCGGAGGCAGGAGATCAAGGGAAACCGGTGGCTTTGAATCAAAATCCTTTGCTGGATGTTATATTTGGAGATATTGCAAGTAAAATTGCACAACAAATATCCATCAATAATGCGCAAATGGTGAATTGCTAA
- a CDS encoding S9 family peptidase: MKRILPSLIVLSAITACNNPQKKEMKAIKWPDAKAPVAEIIPHQRVIHGDTVVDNYYWMIDYFKKGPDSTKVVDYLKAENTYLNTMMKSTDQFQADLFKEMKGRIKEKDESVPVFRNGYFYYTRTEDGQQYFKYCRKKGSLSAAEEILLDVDQLAKGHAYYSATGFSVSPDNKLLAFGVDQVSRRQYTINVKNLETGEMLKDAITNTEGGVAWANDNKTLFYTSKNPVTLLSEKIKKHTLGTDAKTDVVVYDEKDNSNYIGVMKSKNGRFIFIVSQGTLTTEYRMIDADHPEAAFKIFSRRSKDVLYDILTVDDKFYIITNWNAKNFRLMQCPLDKTEKENWKEIIPNRKDVLLEYGEEFKDHLVLSERKNGLTELHVLKKDGSDYYIKFDEPVYAAGIGANPEYNSKTLRYSYTSLTTPNSVYDYDLEKKDKKLMKQQEVVGGYDPKDYVTERIFATAKDGTKIPIALVYKKGFEKNGHAPLLLYAYGSYGSSTDANFSSPRLSLLNRGFVFAIANIRGGQEMGRQWYEDGKLMKKKNTFTDFISAGEYLIEQKYTSKGHLYAHGGSAGGLLMGAVANMAPGLWNGIIADVPFVDVINTMLDESIPLTTNEFDEWGNPKQKAAYDYMKSYSPYENVEKKAYPNMLVTTGLHDSQVQYFEPAKWVAKLRATKTDKNVLLLKTNMEFGHGGASGRFDYLKDVALRWAFLFSLEGITK, encoded by the coding sequence ATGAAACGTATCTTACCCAGCCTAATCGTACTTAGTGCAATTACGGCTTGCAATAACCCACAAAAGAAAGAAATGAAAGCGATTAAGTGGCCTGATGCCAAAGCTCCAGTAGCAGAAATTATCCCTCACCAAAGAGTTATACACGGCGATACCGTAGTAGATAATTATTATTGGATGATCGATTACTTTAAAAAAGGTCCTGACAGTACAAAAGTTGTCGATTATTTAAAAGCCGAAAATACCTATCTCAACACGATGATGAAAAGTACAGATCAGTTCCAGGCTGACCTGTTTAAAGAAATGAAAGGGAGAATTAAGGAAAAAGATGAATCTGTACCTGTTTTCAGGAATGGCTATTTCTATTATACCAGAACCGAAGACGGGCAACAATATTTTAAATATTGCCGTAAAAAGGGGAGCTTATCGGCCGCTGAGGAAATACTCTTAGATGTAGATCAACTGGCAAAAGGCCATGCCTACTACAGCGCAACAGGATTTAGCGTTAGTCCCGATAATAAACTTTTAGCTTTTGGCGTAGATCAGGTTTCACGCCGCCAATATACCATCAATGTTAAAAATTTAGAAACCGGCGAAATGCTAAAGGATGCTATTACTAATACCGAAGGTGGGGTAGCATGGGCCAATGATAATAAAACGCTTTTTTACACCTCAAAAAACCCGGTTACACTATTAAGCGAAAAAATCAAAAAACACACGCTTGGTACCGATGCTAAAACGGATGTGGTTGTTTATGATGAAAAAGACAACAGTAATTATATCGGCGTAATGAAATCGAAAAATGGCCGTTTTATTTTCATTGTATCACAAGGAACATTAACTACCGAATATAGGATGATTGACGCCGATCATCCAGAAGCTGCTTTTAAAATATTTTCGCGCCGCTCAAAAGATGTACTATACGATATTTTAACGGTAGATGATAAGTTTTACATCATAACCAACTGGAATGCTAAAAACTTCCGTTTAATGCAATGCCCGCTGGATAAAACAGAAAAAGAAAACTGGAAAGAGATTATTCCAAACCGTAAAGATGTTTTACTTGAATATGGAGAAGAATTTAAAGATCATCTGGTATTATCAGAACGTAAAAATGGCTTGACCGAGCTGCATGTACTGAAAAAGGATGGCAGCGACTATTACATTAAATTCGATGAGCCGGTGTATGCTGCTGGTATTGGTGCAAATCCAGAATATAATAGTAAAACATTACGTTATTCTTATACTTCTTTAACTACGCCAAATTCTGTTTACGATTACGACCTGGAGAAAAAGGACAAAAAATTGATGAAACAACAGGAAGTTGTTGGTGGTTACGATCCAAAAGATTATGTAACGGAACGTATTTTCGCTACGGCAAAAGACGGCACAAAAATACCGATCGCCTTAGTTTACAAAAAAGGCTTTGAAAAGAATGGCCATGCACCTTTATTGCTCTATGCTTACGGATCTTACGGTTCGAGTACAGATGCAAATTTCTCTTCGCCTAGATTGAGCTTATTAAACCGTGGCTTTGTTTTCGCTATTGCGAATATTCGTGGTGGACAAGAAATGGGGCGCCAGTGGTATGAAGATGGTAAACTGATGAAAAAGAAAAACACTTTTACCGATTTTATTTCGGCTGGGGAGTATTTAATTGAACAGAAATATACCTCAAAAGGCCATTTATATGCACACGGAGGTAGCGCAGGTGGTTTACTGATGGGTGCTGTGGCCAATATGGCACCTGGTTTATGGAATGGTATTATTGCTGATGTTCCTTTTGTAGATGTAATTAATACCATGCTGGATGAAAGTATCCCGTTAACCACCAATGAGTTTGATGAGTGGGGCAATCCGAAGCAAAAAGCAGCTTACGATTATATGAAAAGCTATTCCCCTTATGAAAATGTAGAGAAAAAAGCTTACCCAAATATGTTAGTTACTACAGGCTTACACGATAGCCAGGTGCAGTATTTCGAACCTGCCAAATGGGTAGCTAAATTAAGGGCCACAAAAACCGACAAAAATGTTTTACTGCTTAAAACTAATATGGAATTTGGTCATGGTGGTGCATCTGGTCGTTTTGACTATTTAAAAGATGTGGCATTACGCTGGGCGTTTTTATTCTCGTTGGAGGGAATAACTAAATAA
- a CDS encoding glutamate-5-semialdehyde dehydrogenase codes for MDYKQYFEKAKQASRTLVSLSKETTDAVLIDLAAALVANTEEILTENEKDLAKMPIEDPKYDRLKLSATRIADIANDLENVASLSSPLGKILSDKTLQNQLHIQKVSVPLGVVGVIYEARPNVTADVFSLCFKTGNVAVLKGGSDAEFSNLAIAKVIHEVLDKYKINRNVLTLLPAERAATEALLDARGFVDVLIPRGSQSLINYVRENSKIPVIETGAGIVHTYFDETGDLEKGKAIIFNAKTRRVSVCNSLDCVLVNENRLNDLPVLLSPLADGNVELYADEKSYGVLKSSYPSHLLNQASPEHFGTEFLSLRLAVKIVADLAEALNHIADYSSKHSEAIISEDAANIAQFLNEVDAAAVYANASTGFTDGAQFGLGAEIGISTQKLHARGPMGLEELTSYKWVVRGDGQVRG; via the coding sequence ATGGATTACAAACAATACTTCGAAAAAGCAAAACAGGCAAGTCGTACTTTGGTTAGCTTAAGCAAAGAAACAACAGATGCTGTCCTAATAGATCTAGCTGCTGCTTTAGTGGCAAACACAGAGGAGATTCTTACTGAAAACGAAAAGGATTTAGCTAAAATGCCTATAGAAGACCCTAAATACGACAGGTTAAAGTTGAGCGCAACACGTATTGCGGATATTGCGAACGATCTTGAAAATGTTGCGAGTTTAAGCAGCCCACTAGGTAAAATTCTTTCGGATAAAACGCTGCAGAACCAGCTTCATATACAAAAAGTTAGTGTGCCTTTGGGAGTAGTTGGAGTAATTTACGAGGCACGACCAAATGTTACCGCGGATGTATTTTCACTTTGTTTTAAAACCGGAAATGTTGCTGTGCTAAAAGGAGGCAGTGATGCTGAATTTTCGAATCTGGCTATTGCAAAGGTGATACACGAGGTTTTGGATAAGTATAAAATCAATCGTAATGTTTTAACCCTATTGCCAGCCGAAAGAGCCGCAACCGAAGCATTATTAGATGCAAGAGGTTTTGTAGATGTTTTGATCCCGAGGGGAAGTCAATCCTTAATCAATTATGTTCGCGAAAACAGTAAAATCCCGGTTATTGAAACCGGAGCCGGAATTGTTCATACTTATTTTGATGAGACGGGTGATTTAGAGAAAGGAAAAGCGATTATTTTTAACGCTAAAACCAGGAGGGTGAGTGTTTGCAATTCTTTAGATTGTGTGCTGGTTAACGAAAACAGATTGAATGATCTGCCAGTACTTTTATCCCCTTTGGCTGATGGAAATGTAGAATTATATGCAGATGAAAAAAGCTATGGCGTATTAAAATCTTCTTACCCATCTCACCTATTAAACCAAGCTTCACCTGAACATTTTGGTACCGAGTTTTTATCGTTAAGGCTAGCTGTTAAAATAGTAGCTGATTTAGCTGAGGCACTGAACCACATTGCCGATTATAGCTCTAAACATAGTGAAGCCATTATTTCTGAAGATGCTGCTAATATCGCCCAATTTTTAAATGAAGTAGATGCTGCTGCGGTGTATGCAAATGCCTCTACCGGCTTTACGGATGGTGCACAGTTTGGCCTTGGTGCCGAAATAGGCATTAGTACACAAAAACTTCACGCCCGCGGACCAATGGGACTTGAAGAATTAACCAGTTATAAGTGGGTGGTTAGAGGTGATGGACAAGTGAGGGGTTGA
- a CDS encoding type 1 glutamine amidotransferase domain-containing protein, whose protein sequence is MNKKVLFVLTSHDELGNTGLKTGFWSEELAAPYYALVDKGIDIVLASPKGGQPPIDPKSEDPSFQTETTKRMDKDTVLLAKLKNTTPLADVVMDDYDAVFYPGGHGPLWDLAESATSQQLITEFYTANKPVAFVCHAPGVLKDVKVNGEYLVNGKNVTGFTNTEEEAVQLTNVVPFLVEDMLIKNGGHYSKIADWNPYAVVDGLLITGQNPASSEKVAEELLKLLA, encoded by the coding sequence ATGAATAAGAAAGTTTTATTCGTGCTTACTAGCCACGACGAATTAGGAAACACAGGTTTAAAAACGGGTTTTTGGTCAGAAGAATTGGCAGCGCCCTATTATGCCTTAGTCGATAAAGGTATTGATATTGTTTTGGCCTCACCAAAAGGTGGTCAGCCACCAATCGACCCTAAAAGTGAAGATCCTTCTTTTCAAACCGAAACGACGAAAAGAATGGACAAAGACACTGTTCTTTTGGCCAAATTAAAGAATACTACCCCATTGGCTGATGTAGTGATGGATGATTATGATGCGGTTTTTTATCCAGGAGGCCACGGACCACTTTGGGATTTAGCAGAAAGCGCAACATCACAGCAACTCATTACCGAATTCTATACCGCCAACAAGCCTGTGGCTTTTGTATGTCATGCTCCGGGAGTGCTTAAGGATGTAAAGGTAAATGGCGAATACCTGGTGAATGGAAAAAATGTAACCGGGTTTACCAATACCGAAGAAGAAGCGGTACAATTAACAAATGTAGTACCTTTTTTAGTAGAGGATATGTTGATAAAAAATGGTGGACATTACAGCAAGATAGCCGATTGGAATCCTTATGCTGTAGTGGATGGTTTATTGATTACCGGACAAAATCCGGCTTCATCAGAAAAAGTTGCAGAAGAGTTGTTAAAGCTCCTTGCCTAA
- a CDS encoding NifU family protein — protein sequence MNLTEQVEQALETIRPYLKADGGDVSVEEITSEGTVKLKLLGNCGSCPMSFMTMKSGIEQAIMKAVPQITSVVAVNMAEQE from the coding sequence ATGAATTTAACAGAACAAGTAGAACAGGCATTGGAAACTATCAGGCCGTATTTAAAGGCTGATGGAGGTGATGTTTCTGTTGAAGAAATTACATCTGAAGGAACAGTAAAGCTTAAGCTTTTAGGCAACTGTGGTTCTTGCCCGATGAGTTTCATGACTATGAAATCTGGTATCGAACAAGCCATTATGAAAGCCGTTCCTCAGATCACTTCAGTAGTTGCCGTTAACATGGCCGAGCAAGAATAA
- a CDS encoding MBL fold metallo-hydrolase RNA specificity domain-containing protein — protein MKLTFWGAAQQVTGSMHLLEIGHYKILIDCGLDYEKETYQEENQQFPFDPASINLVILTHAHIDHSGNLPTLVRLGFEGQVLCTPPTADLTSILLFDSVELFLRKAGRKPRTKRGNFSGPKPLYLHKHVMDTIDRFVTIAFNKPFKINGDISLTFVPVGHLLGAAAAILTINDNGIEKKIAFTGDIGRENYPVLVNPEPLPEVDYVVSEATYGGRMHTKDQTLEERLVQEITEACIKSPGRLIIPAFSIGRTQSLVFALNQIFTKKLLPPIQIFVDSPMAIQATEVYRKHHNLVNQEAKDFYQTMGDEFEFEHLAYVQTMKESKDVSNYFDPCIIISSAGMLEGGRIQDHLYYNIQNYYCTILFIGYCAKGTLGYKLLSGAPIVRIKDREMMVYATIRQTDLLSGHGDHNDLVKTIKQTGQPKKVFLVHGEDKSLQSLSLALQEDGFNVEVPERGATFEL, from the coding sequence ATGAAGTTAACGTTTTGGGGAGCAGCACAGCAGGTAACAGGCAGTATGCACCTGCTCGAAATTGGGCATTATAAAATACTGATAGATTGTGGATTAGATTACGAGAAGGAAACCTATCAGGAAGAAAACCAACAATTCCCCTTCGATCCGGCAAGTATAAACCTGGTCATTTTAACCCATGCCCATATCGATCACTCTGGTAATTTGCCAACATTGGTTCGATTGGGTTTTGAAGGCCAGGTGCTTTGTACACCGCCCACAGCCGATCTTACTTCTATATTATTATTCGATTCTGTTGAACTTTTCTTAAGAAAAGCAGGTCGCAAACCACGTACTAAACGCGGTAACTTCAGCGGGCCAAAACCTTTGTACCTGCACAAACATGTAATGGATACAATAGATCGTTTTGTAACCATTGCATTTAATAAGCCCTTTAAGATTAATGGAGATATTAGCCTAACCTTTGTGCCTGTTGGTCATTTATTGGGCGCTGCGGCAGCTATTTTAACCATAAACGATAATGGCATAGAGAAGAAAATTGCTTTTACGGGCGATATCGGCAGAGAGAACTACCCGGTGTTGGTTAATCCAGAGCCCTTGCCAGAAGTAGACTATGTAGTAAGTGAGGCCACTTATGGCGGCAGAATGCACACCAAAGATCAAACACTGGAAGAAAGATTGGTTCAGGAGATTACCGAAGCCTGTATTAAAAGCCCTGGTCGATTGATTATTCCTGCATTTAGCATCGGCCGTACACAATCGCTGGTATTTGCCTTAAACCAGATTTTCACCAAAAAACTATTACCACCTATTCAGATTTTTGTAGATAGCCCGATGGCCATACAAGCTACCGAGGTTTACCGCAAACACCATAACCTGGTAAACCAGGAAGCGAAAGATTTTTACCAAACCATGGGCGATGAGTTTGAATTTGAGCACCTGGCTTATGTTCAAACCATGAAAGAAAGTAAAGATGTTTCCAATTATTTCGATCCCTGTATTATTATTTCATCTGCGGGTATGCTAGAAGGCGGAAGGATTCAGGATCACTTATATTACAACATTCAGAACTATTACTGCACCATTCTTTTTATTGGCTATTGTGCCAAAGGAACGCTTGGCTACAAACTATTAAGCGGAGCACCGATTGTCCGGATCAAAGACCGAGAAATGATGGTTTACGCCACCATCCGTCAAACCGATCTACTCAGTGGCCATGGTGATCATAACGATTTAGTAAAAACAATTAAACAAACCGGTCAGCCTAAAAAAGTTTTCCTGGTGCATGGTGAAGATAAAAGCCTGCAAAGTTTATCATTGGCATTACAAGAAGATGGTTTTAACGTGGAGGTGCCTGAAAGGGGAGCGACGTTTGAATTATAA
- a CDS encoding M16 family metallopeptidase: MEYNVHTLPNGIRLLHVPSASAISHACIIVNAGSRDEPEGKAGLAHFIEHLIFKRTEKRSTNQILNRLESVGADLNAYTTKEYTCVHASFLNPYLDRTLDLFNDILFHSTFPEEEMDKEKSVILDEISSYLDQPEEAINDDFEDMLFAGHALGNNILGTTESVQHFTREDVINFRKANYRTNEIVVAVLGNYTLNSVINKGSKHFADVEENNPDKVRVKPNILPQSNTTIYKPIMQAHCILGTQAYSTHQLQKVPLMLLNNYFGGNGMSSVLNLQIREKYGIAYTIESNFSPLSDTGIFSIYFGTDKEKQAKALSLIFKEIKKLREHPLNEVQLQKAKNKFIGQIALGEENRIGLIISMAKSLIDHNKIDSLETVFEKINAVTTKQMAEVTDEILNIEQLNIFTFCPIEE, translated from the coding sequence ATGGAATACAATGTTCACACTTTGCCAAACGGCATACGCTTATTGCACGTACCTTCAGCCTCAGCTATATCTCACGCATGCATCATCGTCAACGCAGGATCGCGAGACGAGCCTGAGGGCAAAGCGGGTTTAGCACACTTTATTGAGCATTTGATTTTTAAGCGTACCGAAAAACGGAGCACTAACCAGATATTAAATCGTTTAGAGAGTGTTGGGGCAGATTTAAATGCCTATACCACGAAAGAATATACCTGTGTGCACGCTTCTTTTTTAAATCCATATTTAGATAGAACACTGGATCTTTTCAATGATATACTCTTCCATTCTACTTTTCCCGAAGAAGAAATGGACAAAGAGAAAAGTGTAATCCTGGATGAAATTTCTTCTTATCTGGATCAACCCGAAGAAGCTATTAATGATGATTTTGAAGATATGCTTTTCGCTGGCCATGCTTTGGGCAACAATATTTTAGGCACAACCGAATCCGTTCAGCATTTTACCCGTGAGGATGTAATTAATTTTAGAAAAGCGAATTACCGCACCAACGAAATTGTGGTGGCAGTTCTAGGCAATTATACCTTAAATAGTGTTATAAATAAAGGAAGCAAACATTTTGCTGATGTTGAAGAGAACAATCCAGATAAAGTAAGGGTAAAACCCAATATACTTCCGCAAAGCAATACTACTATTTATAAGCCGATTATGCAGGCACACTGCATTTTAGGCACGCAGGCATATTCTACACACCAATTGCAAAAGGTGCCTTTAATGCTGTTAAATAATTACTTTGGCGGCAATGGTATGAGTTCGGTATTAAATCTGCAGATCAGAGAAAAATATGGCATTGCTTATACCATCGAATCTAATTTTTCGCCTTTAAGTGATACCGGTATTTTTTCTATTTATTTCGGAACGGATAAAGAAAAACAGGCCAAAGCACTCTCTTTAATTTTTAAGGAGATTAAAAAGCTCAGAGAACATCCTTTAAACGAGGTACAGCTTCAAAAAGCCAAAAACAAATTTATCGGACAGATTGCTTTGGGTGAAGAAAACAGGATCGGTTTAATCATTTCAATGGCAAAAAGCCTGATTGATCACAACAAAATCGATTCTCTGGAAACTGTTTTCGAGAAAATAAATGCAGTTACCACCAAACAAATGGCAGAAGTTACCGATGAGATTTTAAATATCGAGCAACTGAATATCTTTACTTTCTGCCCAATAGAGGAATAA
- a CDS encoding carboxypeptidase-like regulatory domain-containing protein — translation MRYCIALICLIFSVTAFAQQKPAQDKLIQFSGIITDIDSSNVIPYVTITNLSAKSKRVGADYRGYFTFIVNPGDTILFTAIGYKKFSTVIPESTPDSKYTIMVKLKANVIDLPSVRVFPWATTEEFTREFLSMKLADDDMAIAKKNLSRSSIDGLIQTLPRDGQEIGSQNYRYNFDRMINKNMVQTNPLLNPFAWGKLMQQIFDGDKSRNN, via the coding sequence ATGAGATATTGTATTGCCCTGATTTGCTTAATTTTTTCTGTTACCGCTTTTGCACAACAAAAGCCGGCACAGGATAAACTCATCCAATTTTCTGGGATTATTACCGATATCGATAGCTCAAACGTAATACCTTATGTTACCATCACCAATCTTTCTGCCAAGAGTAAAAGGGTTGGTGCCGATTACAGGGGATATTTTACTTTTATTGTTAATCCGGGCGATACCATTTTGTTCACGGCCATTGGTTACAAGAAATTTTCTACAGTGATTCCAGAAAGTACACCAGACAGCAAGTACACGATTATGGTTAAGTTGAAAGCCAATGTAATCGATTTACCATCGGTACGTGTTTTCCCTTGGGCAACAACAGAAGAGTTTACCCGCGAGTTTTTATCGATGAAACTGGCGGATGATGATATGGCTATCGCCAAAAAAAACCTCTCACGCTCTTCAATAGATGGTTTAATCCAAACTTTGCCACGTGATGGGCAGGAAATCGGAAGTCAGAATTACCGGTATAATTTTGATAGGATGATTAATAAGAATATGGTGCAAACCAATCCCCTGCTTAATCCTTTCGCCTGGGGCAAGCTGATGCAGCAGATCTTTGATGGCGATAAGAGCCGGAATAATTAG